In Pedobacter sp. W3I1, one DNA window encodes the following:
- a CDS encoding acyl-CoA dehydrogenase family protein, which translates to METTEKKTIKGGEFLIKDTTYQEVFIPEEFDEEQQMIAQTCRDFLAAEVYPNLDKIDKQEDPELMPTLLTKAGELGILGVSVPEEYGGFGKNFNTSMLVADVVGAGHSFAVALSAHTGIGTLPILYYGNEAQKAKYIPKLGSGEWKAAYCLTEPNSGSDANSGKTKAKLSEDGKHYIITGQKMWITNGGFADIFIVFAKIDDDKNLTAFIVEKNFGGITMNPEEHKMGIKGSSTRQVFFNDCLVPVENMLSDRENGFKIAVNILNIGRIKLSAAAIGASKATLNTAINYSNERIQFGRPISKYGAIRFKIAEIAAKLYAVDSANYRAGQNIDDTYDQLVAGGMESGKARLKSVEQFAVECAILKVWGSEALDYTVDEGVQIYGGMGFSADAPMDRAYRDARINRIFEGTNEINRLLTVDMMLKRAMKGELDLMTPATAVAAELMSIPDFGEEDTTLFAAEKKVLSNLKKATLMVAGAAVQKLMMTLSKEQEILMNIADMASYVYVLESALLRTEKLASTRGEEAIAGQLDLLRIYLVEAVDGIAKAGKEALWAFAEGDEQRMMLVGLRRFTKVEPFNVKDARQRVAQQLIEANKYIF; encoded by the coding sequence ATGGAAACAACTGAAAAAAAGACAATTAAAGGCGGTGAATTCTTAATTAAGGATACCACTTATCAGGAAGTATTTATCCCTGAAGAATTTGATGAAGAGCAGCAAATGATTGCGCAAACTTGTCGCGATTTTTTGGCGGCTGAGGTTTATCCCAATTTAGATAAAATTGACAAACAGGAAGATCCTGAGCTCATGCCAACGCTGTTAACCAAGGCTGGCGAACTGGGTATTTTAGGCGTTTCTGTACCTGAAGAATATGGAGGTTTTGGCAAAAACTTTAATACTTCCATGTTGGTTGCAGATGTGGTAGGTGCCGGACACTCTTTTGCTGTTGCACTTTCTGCACATACCGGAATTGGTACATTACCGATTTTGTATTATGGTAATGAAGCGCAAAAAGCAAAATATATCCCAAAATTAGGCTCAGGCGAATGGAAGGCTGCTTATTGCTTAACCGAGCCAAACTCGGGTTCAGATGCAAACTCTGGTAAAACCAAGGCCAAGTTAAGCGAAGATGGTAAACATTATATCATCACAGGACAGAAAATGTGGATTACCAATGGCGGTTTTGCCGATATTTTTATTGTCTTCGCGAAAATTGATGATGATAAAAATTTAACTGCATTTATTGTGGAGAAAAATTTCGGCGGCATCACCATGAATCCCGAAGAGCATAAAATGGGTATTAAAGGCTCTTCAACCCGTCAGGTTTTCTTTAACGACTGTCTGGTGCCAGTTGAGAATATGTTGAGCGATAGAGAAAACGGGTTCAAAATCGCGGTTAACATTTTAAATATTGGCCGTATCAAATTATCGGCGGCAGCCATTGGGGCTTCAAAAGCAACTTTAAATACAGCGATTAATTATTCAAACGAACGGATTCAATTTGGTCGCCCAATTTCTAAATACGGTGCTATTCGTTTTAAAATTGCAGAAATTGCCGCTAAACTTTATGCTGTTGATTCGGCGAACTATCGTGCCGGACAGAATATTGATGATACTTACGATCAACTGGTTGCTGGTGGAATGGAATCTGGAAAAGCAAGGCTGAAATCTGTTGAGCAATTTGCGGTAGAGTGTGCCATTTTAAAAGTATGGGGCTCAGAGGCATTAGATTATACCGTAGATGAAGGTGTACAGATTTATGGTGGAATGGGCTTTAGTGCCGATGCACCAATGGATAGGGCTTATCGTGATGCACGTATCAACCGGATTTTTGAAGGTACAAACGAAATTAACCGCTTGTTAACGGTTGATATGATGCTGAAACGCGCCATGAAAGGTGAATTGGATTTAATGACACCAGCTACAGCAGTTGCAGCTGAATTGATGAGCATCCCTGATTTTGGCGAAGAAGATACCACCTTATTTGCTGCAGAGAAAAAAGTGCTCTCGAATTTGAAAAAAGCAACTTTAATGGTAGCTGGTGCTGCGGTTCAAAAGTTGATGATGACTTTAAGTAAAGAGCAGGAAATTTTAATGAACATTGCCGATATGGCCAGTTATGTTTATGTACTTGAATCGGCTTTACTGAGGACAGAAAAATTAGCAAGTACCCGCGGCGAGGAAGCAATTGCGGGTCAATTAGATCTATTAAGAATCTATTTGGTAGAAGCGGTAGATGGTATTGCCAAAGCAGGTAAGGAAGCACTTTGGGCTTTCGCCGAAGGCGATGAGCAACGTATGATGTTGGTTGGTTTGCGCCGCTTTACAAAAGTGGAGCCGTTTAATGTTAAAGATGCCCGCCAAAGAGTCGCACAACAGCTTATTGAGGCGAATAAATATATTTTTTAA
- a CDS encoding IS110 family transposase, giving the protein MMNLKYSIGIDVSKKDFHCCLSVIDSSQKVTVKSSRKLSNSPGGFKEFLAWIKQHQKEELPLRIVMEATGVYHEQLAWFLHSKGLVLSILLPNKAKKYLQADGANSKNDSIDARGLAKIGAEKNLEPWTPGSEKLYELRHYTRQHQNLKETINVIGNQLEALTHAQFQSREVIKQLNKTIKLLEQQVAEMEKAMGKLVKTDKVLNLHYENITAIKGINLLSFCVIVAETNGFTLFKNSASLVKYSGYDVIENQSGKHIGKTKISKKGNSRIRRILFMPAFCAVRDDQPQFKSLYERVVERTGFKMKGYVAVQKKLLVMMYHLWKNEQRYNPQFNYLEKIIAPEKSRATHDKIPDGSFH; this is encoded by the coding sequence ATGATGAACTTAAAGTATTCCATCGGAATTGATGTATCAAAAAAAGATTTTCATTGCTGTTTGTCGGTCATAGACAGTAGCCAGAAAGTAACTGTAAAATCCAGCCGTAAGTTATCTAACAGCCCTGGCGGTTTTAAAGAGTTTTTGGCATGGATCAAACAGCACCAGAAAGAAGAGCTGCCCCTGCGCATCGTAATGGAAGCCACTGGCGTGTACCATGAACAACTTGCATGGTTTCTGCATTCCAAAGGCTTAGTGTTAAGTATTTTATTGCCAAACAAAGCTAAGAAGTACTTACAGGCAGACGGAGCAAACTCTAAAAATGACAGTATAGATGCCCGCGGCCTTGCTAAGATTGGTGCAGAAAAGAACCTGGAACCTTGGACACCAGGAAGTGAGAAATTGTATGAACTCAGACACTATACCCGTCAGCATCAAAACCTAAAAGAGACCATCAATGTTATCGGTAACCAGCTTGAGGCACTGACCCATGCCCAGTTCCAAAGCAGGGAAGTTATAAAGCAGCTGAACAAAACGATAAAACTGCTTGAGCAACAAGTAGCAGAAATGGAAAAGGCAATGGGAAAGCTTGTTAAAACAGACAAGGTCTTAAATCTTCACTATGAAAACATTACGGCAATAAAAGGAATTAACCTGTTATCTTTTTGCGTAATCGTAGCTGAAACTAATGGCTTTACATTGTTTAAAAATTCGGCATCCTTGGTAAAATACTCAGGTTACGATGTGATAGAAAACCAATCGGGCAAACATATAGGAAAAACAAAAATATCAAAAAAGGGGAATTCCCGGATCAGAAGAATTCTGTTTATGCCAGCATTTTGTGCGGTAAGGGATGACCAGCCGCAATTTAAAAGTCTTTATGAAAGAGTTGTTGAGCGAACAGGATTTAAAATGAAGGGCTATGTTGCCGTGCAAAAGAAACTATTGGTAATGATGTACCATCTTTGGAAAAATGAGCAGAGATACAATCCTCAATTCAATTATTTAGAAAAAATAATAGCTCCAGAAAAATCCAGAGCTACACATGATAAAATTCCAGATGGAAGTTTTCACTAA
- a CDS encoding 3-hydroxyacyl-CoA dehydrogenase/enoyl-CoA hydratase family protein yields MKRSINKVAVLGSGIMGSRIACHFANIGVEVLLLDIAPKELSPEEQAKGLTLDNPAVKNRIVNTALQTAVKTNPSPVYSKKALNKIKTGNFDDDMSKIAGYDWVIEVVVENLDIKKKVFEQVEQFRKPGTLITSNTSGIPIHLMAEGRSEDFKSHFCGTHFFNPPRYLKLLEVIPTPHTQPEIVDFLMHYGDKFLGKTTVLCKDTPAFIANRVGVYSIMALLHLVEKLDLTVEEVDKFTGPALGRPKSATFRTSDVVGLDTMIKVAKGLYDNCPDDKAHELFKLPAYVQKMEENKWLGDKTQQGFYKKTKTAEGKTEILALDLKTLEYKPQQKVKSATLEMTKPVENLRERMKIFAKGKDKAGELFRHSSFGLFEYVSDRIPEISDELYRIDDAMRAGFGWELGPFELWDAVGIKEAIEGMEQYGNKAAAWVHEMLDAGNTSFYKVENGVKKYYDIPSKSYKALPGTDEFIILDNLRENKTLWKNSGVSIIDLGDGILNVEFHTKMNTIGGDVISGINKAIDMAEKDYRGLVIGNDGANFSAGANVGMIFMMAVEQEWDELNIAIRMFQNTSMRIRYSSIPVVVAPHNLTLGGGCEFSLHADHVQLSAETYMGLVEFGVGVIPGGGGTKEFALRASDEYKDDQIVQNALKDRFLTIGMAKVSTSGYEAYELGYLQKDKFSISMNRNRLLADAKAKAIELADAGYTKPVQRNDIKVLGKQGLGIVYAGANSMYAGHFISEHDKKISEKLGYVMCGGDLSAPTEVTEQYLLDLEREAFLSLAGERKSLERIQSIITKGKPLRN; encoded by the coding sequence ATGAAACGAAGCATTAATAAAGTTGCAGTTTTAGGTTCGGGTATTATGGGATCGCGTATTGCATGCCACTTCGCCAATATTGGTGTCGAGGTTTTGTTGTTAGATATTGCCCCCAAAGAGCTAAGTCCCGAAGAGCAGGCAAAAGGATTAACACTGGATAACCCAGCTGTAAAAAACCGGATTGTAAATACAGCTTTGCAAACGGCTGTAAAAACAAACCCATCGCCAGTTTATTCCAAAAAAGCATTAAATAAGATTAAGACTGGGAATTTCGATGATGATATGTCGAAAATTGCCGGTTACGATTGGGTAATTGAAGTAGTGGTCGAAAATCTTGATATCAAGAAAAAAGTTTTCGAACAGGTAGAGCAATTCCGTAAGCCAGGTACTTTAATAACTTCAAATACTTCTGGTATTCCCATTCATTTAATGGCTGAAGGAAGAAGCGAAGATTTTAAATCGCATTTCTGTGGAACACACTTTTTCAATCCTCCGCGTTATTTGAAATTGTTGGAGGTTATACCAACGCCACATACACAACCAGAAATTGTTGATTTCCTGATGCATTATGGTGATAAATTTTTGGGAAAAACAACCGTTTTATGTAAAGATACGCCAGCTTTTATCGCCAATCGTGTAGGTGTTTATTCCATCATGGCACTTTTACATTTAGTTGAAAAATTGGATTTGACAGTAGAAGAAGTTGATAAATTTACCGGACCAGCATTGGGTAGGCCAAAATCTGCTACTTTCCGTACTTCGGATGTGGTTGGTTTAGATACCATGATTAAAGTGGCCAAAGGACTTTATGACAATTGTCCGGATGATAAAGCGCATGAGCTGTTCAAACTTCCTGCATACGTGCAAAAAATGGAAGAGAACAAATGGCTTGGTGATAAAACCCAGCAAGGTTTCTATAAAAAGACAAAAACTGCTGAGGGTAAAACTGAAATCCTTGCGCTTGATTTAAAAACTTTAGAATATAAACCTCAGCAAAAAGTAAAATCGGCTACCTTAGAAATGACTAAGCCGGTTGAAAATCTTCGTGAGCGTATGAAGATTTTTGCCAAAGGAAAAGATAAGGCAGGCGAGTTGTTCCGTCATTCTTCTTTTGGTTTATTCGAATATGTATCAGATCGTATTCCAGAAATTTCTGATGAACTGTACCGGATTGATGACGCCATGCGGGCAGGTTTCGGTTGGGAACTTGGTCCGTTCGAACTTTGGGATGCCGTAGGTATTAAAGAAGCCATCGAAGGAATGGAGCAATATGGCAATAAAGCAGCGGCTTGGGTGCACGAAATGCTCGATGCCGGAAATACTTCGTTCTATAAAGTAGAAAACGGCGTTAAAAAATATTACGATATTCCTTCTAAAAGTTATAAAGCCTTACCAGGAACAGATGAGTTTATCATTTTAGATAACCTTCGCGAAAATAAAACGCTGTGGAAAAACTCAGGTGTTTCCATTATCGATCTGGGCGATGGCATTCTGAATGTAGAATTTCACACCAAAATGAATACCATCGGGGGCGATGTGATATCAGGAATTAACAAAGCGATTGATATGGCCGAAAAAGATTACCGTGGTTTGGTGATCGGTAATGATGGTGCAAATTTTTCTGCCGGTGCAAACGTGGGGATGATTTTTATGATGGCGGTAGAGCAGGAATGGGATGAATTGAACATAGCGATCAGAATGTTCCAGAATACTTCAATGCGCATCCGTTATTCTTCTATTCCGGTGGTGGTTGCCCCACATAATTTAACCCTGGGCGGTGGCTGCGAGTTCAGTTTGCATGCCGATCACGTTCAGCTTTCTGCTGAAACCTATATGGGTTTGGTTGAGTTTGGTGTAGGGGTTATCCCTGGGGGAGGCGGCACAAAAGAATTTGCTTTGCGCGCTTCTGATGAGTATAAAGATGATCAGATTGTGCAAAATGCTTTGAAAGATCGTTTCTTAACCATTGGAATGGCAAAAGTTTCGACTTCAGGTTATGAGGCTTACGAACTGGGTTATCTGCAAAAGGATAAATTCTCGATCTCGATGAACCGGAACCGTTTATTGGCCGATGCAAAAGCCAAAGCAATAGAACTGGCAGATGCAGGTTATACGAAACCAGTGCAACGGAACGATATTAAAGTATTAGGAAAGCAGGGATTAGGAATTGTTTACGCAGGTGCAAATAGTATGTATGCCGGACATTTCATTTCCGAACACGATAAAAAAATCTCTGAAAAATTAGGTTATGTTATGTGTGGCGGCGATTTATCGGCTCCAACAGAAGTAACAGAGCAATATTTACTGGATCTGGAAAGAGAAGCATTTTTATCACTTGCGGGTGAAAGAAAATCGTTAGAGCGGATTCAATCAATTATTACGAAGGGGAAACCGTTGAGAAACTAG
- a CDS encoding FKBP-type peptidyl-prolyl cis-trans isomerase, whose protein sequence is MNKFTKLSLFALLLATTIFSSCKKEYESIETVDDAAIQAYLKKNNLSFDKDTKGYYYKVTTPGTGDVVKNSDSVYYSYTFKTLSGQVLNQTSDLMIPGTFLGYTDRFTINSVSYVFTPIREVLTKLKRGGKATLIMPSSMAFGRNGVSFLNIGSNENILVDLGIYAESKRHEIDEFEINKFVTNNNLTLIKDPSRARYSITTPGTGTDVINVNSTIVANYTVRYLDGTVLQSNTDGTFTDVLSNLYKGWQLILPGKVTAGGKLRLIIPADLANGVSPLDFDIEIVKVTN, encoded by the coding sequence ATGAACAAATTTACTAAACTTAGCCTATTCGCACTTTTACTGGCTACTACAATCTTCAGCTCATGTAAAAAAGAATATGAGTCTATTGAAACTGTAGATGATGCGGCTATCCAGGCGTACCTTAAAAAGAATAACCTTAGCTTTGATAAGGATACAAAAGGCTATTATTATAAAGTTACTACACCTGGTACTGGTGATGTTGTTAAAAACTCAGATTCGGTTTATTATTCTTATACTTTTAAAACCTTGTCTGGACAGGTGCTAAATCAAACATCTGATTTAATGATTCCAGGTACCTTTTTGGGTTATACAGATCGATTTACCATTAATAGCGTATCGTATGTATTTACGCCAATTAGAGAAGTGTTAACCAAATTAAAAAGAGGTGGCAAAGCAACTTTAATTATGCCTTCTAGCATGGCTTTTGGCAGGAACGGCGTAAGTTTTTTAAATATTGGATCAAATGAAAATATCCTTGTTGATTTGGGTATTTATGCTGAATCGAAAAGACATGAAATAGATGAATTTGAGATCAATAAATTCGTTACCAATAATAATTTAACACTGATTAAAGATCCTTCCAGAGCGCGTTATAGCATTACCACCCCTGGAACCGGAACGGATGTAATTAATGTGAACTCTACAATTGTTGCAAACTACACTGTTCGTTATTTAGATGGAACAGTTTTGCAAAGCAATACCGACGGAACTTTTACCGATGTTTTGAGTAATTTATATAAGGGCTGGCAGTTAATATTACCAGGAAAAGTAACCGCTGGTGGAAAGCTTCGTTTAATTATCCCTGCTGATTTAGCTAATGGAGTATCTCCTTTAGATTTTGATATAGAAATTGTAAAGGTTACGAATTAG
- a CDS encoding FKBP-type peptidyl-prolyl cis-trans isomerase, translating into MFKFRFLTILLLCVAVISSCKKDEDAEKQITDFIKKHNINAVKDDSGLYYQVIKPGSGSFTYPNNTKITIKYEGRLLNGNVFDNGGGKEQTFNLAELVSGWRIGIPKIQKGGEIRLIVPPGLGYGSDAVGPIPGNSVLDFTIQLSNTQ; encoded by the coding sequence ATGTTTAAATTTAGATTTCTTACGATACTTCTTTTATGTGTAGCTGTTATTTCATCTTGCAAAAAAGATGAAGATGCTGAAAAACAAATTACAGATTTTATCAAAAAACATAATATTAATGCAGTTAAAGATGACTCTGGTTTGTATTATCAGGTGATTAAACCTGGCTCGGGCTCATTCACTTATCCAAATAATACCAAAATAACCATTAAATATGAAGGCAGGTTATTAAACGGGAATGTATTTGATAATGGTGGAGGTAAAGAGCAGACTTTTAACCTTGCCGAGCTCGTATCAGGTTGGAGAATCGGTATCCCTAAAATACAAAAAGGCGGAGAAATCAGATTAATTGTTCCGCCGGGTTTGGGTTACGGAAGTGATGCGGTAGGTCCTATTCCTGGTAACTCGGTATTAGATTTTACGATACAGTTGTCTAATACACAATAA
- a CDS encoding four helix bundle protein gives MHNFKELKVWQKSIELAVEVYKATSFLPSDERFGLISQMKRCSVSIPSNIAEGSGRGSSGQFKYFLTISQGSAFELETQLIISNQLGLLDNILATRLTEKVTEVQKMIYALERRLI, from the coding sequence ATGCATAATTTTAAAGAATTAAAGGTTTGGCAGAAATCTATAGAACTCGCCGTTGAAGTTTACAAAGCAACATCGTTTTTGCCAAGTGATGAAAGGTTCGGGCTTATTTCGCAAATGAAAAGATGTTCGGTTTCAATCCCCTCAAATATTGCAGAAGGCTCTGGAAGAGGAAGTAGTGGCCAGTTCAAGTATTTTTTGACTATTAGTCAGGGTTCAGCTTTCGAACTGGAAACGCAGCTAATTATTTCGAATCAGCTTGGATTATTGGATAACATTCTTGCCACGAGATTGACCGAAAAAGTTACTGAAGTTCAAAAAATGATTTATGCACTTGAGAGAAGATTAATTTGA
- a CDS encoding acetyl-CoA C-acyltransferase, whose product MEAYIIAGYRTAVGKAPRGVFRFTRADDLAAEVIRALVASVPNLDNEQIDDVIVGNATPEAEQGLNIGRMISLMGLNTDKVPGVTVNRYCASGLDTIATAVAKIKAGMADCIIAGGVEVMSGMPFGGWKLVPNAEVAKNNPDWYWGMGLTAEAVAKEYNVSREDQDAFSLKSHEKAIHAIKNGHLKDGILPITVNENYLDANLKKKTRSYVVDTDEGPRADTTLDKLAKLKPVFDAVGSVTAGNSSQTSDGAAFVLVVSEKKMKELNAEPIARLVSYGIAGVPPRIMGIGPIEAIPKALKQAGLKKEDIDLIELNEAFASQSLAVIRTLDLNPDIINVNGGAIALGHPLGCTGAKLTVQIMNELKRQNKKYGMVTMCVGTGQGAAGIFELL is encoded by the coding sequence ATGGAAGCATATATTATAGCCGGATATCGTACAGCAGTGGGTAAAGCACCCCGTGGCGTATTCCGTTTTACAAGAGCTGATGATTTAGCCGCAGAAGTAATTAGGGCTTTAGTGGCATCGGTTCCGAATTTAGATAACGAACAGATTGATGATGTAATAGTAGGTAACGCTACACCCGAGGCAGAGCAAGGCTTAAATATTGGCCGCATGATTTCGCTGATGGGTTTGAATACCGATAAAGTTCCGGGTGTAACAGTGAATCGCTATTGTGCATCGGGTTTAGATACTATTGCCACAGCAGTTGCTAAAATTAAAGCAGGCATGGCCGATTGTATTATTGCAGGTGGTGTAGAAGTTATGAGTGGAATGCCTTTTGGAGGTTGGAAGCTTGTACCTAATGCAGAAGTTGCAAAAAACAATCCAGACTGGTATTGGGGCATGGGTTTAACCGCTGAAGCTGTAGCTAAAGAATATAATGTGAGCCGTGAAGATCAGGATGCCTTTTCATTAAAATCTCATGAGAAAGCTATTCACGCGATTAAAAACGGTCATTTAAAAGATGGTATTCTGCCAATCACAGTAAACGAAAATTACCTCGATGCCAACCTTAAAAAGAAAACACGTTCTTACGTGGTAGATACCGATGAAGGTCCACGAGCAGATACGACTTTAGATAAACTGGCAAAACTGAAACCCGTATTCGATGCGGTTGGGAGTGTAACCGCAGGTAATTCATCGCAAACATCTGATGGAGCAGCTTTTGTTTTGGTGGTGTCTGAAAAGAAAATGAAAGAACTCAATGCAGAACCTATTGCCAGGTTGGTAAGTTATGGTATTGCAGGTGTTCCGCCACGCATTATGGGTATCGGGCCAATTGAGGCCATTCCAAAAGCGTTAAAACAAGCTGGATTGAAAAAAGAAGATATTGATTTAATCGAACTGAATGAAGCTTTTGCCTCACAATCGCTAGCCGTGATCAGAACATTGGATTTAAATCCTGATATAATTAATGTAAACGGTGGTGCAATTGCATTAGGGCATCCGCTGGGTTGTACCGGCGCAAAACTTACCGTACAGATCATGAACGAATTAAAAAGACAAAATAAAAAGTATGGAATGGTAACCATGTGCGTAGGAACCGGACAAGGTGCAGCGGGGATTTTTGAGTTGTTGTAG
- a CDS encoding FKBP-type peptidyl-prolyl cis-trans isomerase has translation MMVKFKYFILMICLVGCLAACKKNEPVDDYDPTPQFKADTAAISAFVKTNNIQATKDASGIFYQILAPGAGSVVYTASTKITSDYEGKLLNGTIFDSTKGTPISFLLGNVIVGWQIGIQKIQKGGKIRLIIPSYYAYGTQSPSSLVPANSILDFTITLTDVQ, from the coding sequence ATGATGGTTAAGTTTAAATATTTTATACTCATGATCTGCCTTGTAGGGTGCTTAGCAGCCTGTAAGAAAAATGAACCGGTTGATGATTACGATCCTACACCACAGTTTAAGGCCGATACTGCTGCAATAAGCGCTTTTGTTAAGACGAATAATATACAGGCTACAAAAGATGCCAGTGGTATATTTTATCAGATCTTAGCGCCTGGGGCAGGAAGTGTAGTTTATACGGCATCTACAAAAATCACTTCTGATTATGAAGGGAAGTTATTAAACGGAACAATTTTCGATAGTACCAAAGGAACCCCAATATCGTTTTTACTTGGAAATGTTATTGTAGGATGGCAAATTGGGATTCAAAAAATACAAAAAGGTGGTAAGATTAGATTAATAATACCTTCTTATTACGCTTATGGAACACAATCACCATCATCTTTGGTTCCTGCAAATTCAATACTCGATTTTACTATAACACTTACAGACGTACAATAA
- a CDS encoding deoxyribodipyrimidine photo-lyase: protein MNSVSIFWFRRDLRLDDNAALYYALKGDYPVLPIFIFDQHILDKLPKDDARVTFIHQTIEDLKNELQQHGSDLLVKYGRPEKIWPEILKEHDVKGVYTNHDYEPYARERDDNMAEFLTSEKIAFRTYKDQVIFEKNEILKADKTPYTVFTPFYKQWHAKLNDFYVKAYPSEKYFKNLLQSKDLPYPTLKEMGFEKSKLDFPEISYKNKLDDYAKERDFPALDGTTHIGLHLRFGTLSIRKAVKDALEAKSDVWLSELAWREFYMTILWHFPYSASDSFKKQYDKIKWRNNEDEFKAWCEGNTGYPIVDAGMRQLNQTGWMHNRVRMIVGSFLTKHLLIDWRWGEAYFAEKLLDYEMSSNVGGWQWAAGSGNDAAPYFRVFNPELQTKKFDPKFEYIKKWVPEFGTKKYAQPIVEHTFARERVLKVFKEALSNS, encoded by the coding sequence ATGAATTCTGTATCCATTTTCTGGTTTCGCCGCGATTTACGTTTAGACGATAATGCAGCTTTGTATTACGCCCTTAAAGGTGACTATCCCGTTCTTCCTATTTTCATTTTTGATCAGCATATATTAGATAAACTTCCAAAAGACGATGCACGCGTAACTTTTATTCATCAAACCATTGAGGATTTAAAGAATGAACTTCAGCAACATGGATCAGATTTGTTGGTAAAGTATGGCAGGCCCGAAAAAATATGGCCAGAAATTTTAAAGGAACATGATGTTAAGGGAGTATATACCAATCATGATTATGAACCTTATGCACGCGAACGTGATGATAACATGGCCGAATTTTTAACCAGTGAGAAAATCGCTTTCAGAACATATAAGGATCAGGTTATATTTGAAAAGAACGAAATTTTAAAAGCCGACAAAACACCCTACACTGTTTTTACGCCTTTCTACAAACAATGGCATGCCAAACTGAACGATTTTTATGTGAAGGCTTACCCCTCTGAAAAATACTTCAAAAATTTATTGCAAAGCAAAGATCTGCCTTATCCAACTTTAAAAGAAATGGGCTTTGAAAAGAGTAAGCTGGATTTTCCGGAAATTAGTTATAAAAACAAACTCGATGATTATGCAAAAGAAAGGGATTTCCCCGCGCTTGATGGCACTACACATATCGGACTGCATTTACGTTTTGGAACATTAAGCATCAGAAAAGCTGTAAAGGATGCATTGGAAGCAAAATCGGATGTCTGGCTTTCTGAACTGGCATGGCGGGAGTTTTATATGACCATCCTTTGGCACTTCCCCTACTCGGCTTCAGATTCGTTTAAAAAACAATACGATAAAATTAAATGGCGCAATAACGAAGATGAATTTAAGGCGTGGTGCGAGGGCAATACTGGTTACCCGATTGTTGATGCAGGCATGAGGCAGCTTAACCAAACCGGCTGGATGCACAACCGCGTGCGCATGATTGTGGGCAGTTTTTTAACCAAACACTTACTGATAGACTGGCGCTGGGGAGAAGCCTATTTTGCAGAAAAGTTATTGGATTACGAAATGTCAAGCAATGTGGGAGGCTGGCAATGGGCCGCAGGATCGGGGAATGATGCCGCACCATACTTCAGGGTTTTTAATCCTGAACTTCAAACTAAAAAATTCGACCCTAAGTTCGAATATATCAAAAAATGGGTACCCGAATTTGGGACAAAAAAATATGCCCAACCAATAGTTGAGCATACCTTTGCAAGGGAAAGAGTTTTAAAAGTTTTTAAAGAAGCTTTATCTAATTCGTAA